From Apteryx mantelli isolate bAptMan1 chromosome 30, bAptMan1.hap1, whole genome shotgun sequence, the proteins below share one genomic window:
- the TMEM161A gene encoding transmembrane protein 161A isoform X2: protein MAVMGVQVVVSLLAASIMQKMAPHCSFARWLLCNGSLHRYKHPSDEELCALAGKQRPRSKRDRRANGAADDKPLSVPRDIDLRLDTSPITAVDALVLRYFLEYQWFVDFALYSTAVYVFTEGYYCLADPQKETNIGVLWCLLTVVFSVKVFFTVMRHYFRSEEGGERSVCLTFAFFFLLLAMVALVVREDYLEFGLEPGLASVSSSLESALKPRGWDWMLPLAKLAFKLGLVALCSFLGACLTFPGLRLAQTHLDALRMAADKPLTQVLLHVSFLAPVIVVVMWIKPISRDFVLHAPMGKQTVQIMSDSAYNTVRLWTIVGLCLLRLAVTRCHLQAYLGLAERWVEQMRREAGRIPVLEIQRKITRIYCYVSVVSLQYLGPVILTLHCTLLLKTLARAGRGRGPSARGGVCSRRRLLGPGLAALRHADGSSLEICPDVTLSGWDNDG from the exons ATG GCGGTGATGGGGGTGCAGGTGGTGGTGAGCCTGCTGGCAGCGAGCATCATGCAGAAGATGGCCCCGCACTGCTCCTTCGCGCGCTGGCTGCTCTGCAACGGCAG CCTGCACCGCTACAAGCACCCGTCGGACGAGGAGCTGTGCGCCCTGGCGGGCAAGCAGCGGCCCAGGAGCAAGCGCGACAG GAGGGCGAACGGCGCGGCGGACGACAAGCCGCTCTCGGTGCCCCGGGACATCGACCTGCGCCTGGACACCAGCCCCATCACCGCCGTGGATGCTCTCG TGCTGCGCTATTTCCTGGAGTACCAGTGGTTCGTGGACTTTGCCCTCTACTCCACCGCCGTGTACGTCTTCACCGAAGGCTACTACTGCCTGGCGGACCCCCAGAAGGAGACGAACATCGGGGTGCTCTGGTGCCTACTGACGGTCGTCTTCTCCGT CAAGGTCTTCTTCACGGTGATGCGCCACTACTTCCGCTCCGAGGAGGGCGGCGAGCGCTCCGTCTGCCTCACCTTcgccttcttcttcctcctcctcgccaTGGTGGCCCTGGTCGTCCGTGAGGATTACCTGGAGTTCGGCCTCGAGCCCG GGCTGGCCAGCGTCAGCAGCAGCCTGGAGAGCGCCCTGAAGCCACGGGGATGGGACTGGAT GCTCCCCCTCGCCAAGCTGGCCTTCAAGCTGGGGCTGGTGGCCCTGTGCTCCTTCCTGGGCGCCTGCCTGACCTTCCCGGGGCTGCGCCTGGCCCAGACGCACCTCGACGCCCTCCGGATGGCGGCCGACAAGCCCCTGACCCA GGTCCTGCTGCACGTGAGCTTCCTGGCGCCCGTCATCGTGGTCGTGATGTGGATCAAGCCCATCTCCCGGGACTTCGTGCTCCACGCACCCATGGGCAAGCAGACGGTGCAGAT CATGTCCGACTCTGCCTACAACACCGTGCGCCTCTGGACCATCGTGGGCCTTTGCCTGCTGCGCCTGGCCGTCACCCGCTGCCACCTCCAGGCCTACCTGGGCCTGGCCGAGCGCTGGGTGGAGCAGATGCGGCGGGAAGCGGGACGCATCCCCGTCCTGGAGATCCAGCGCAAG ATCACGAGGATTTACTGCTACGTGTCCGTGGTGAGCCTGCAGTACCTGGGGCCGGTCATCCTCACCCTCCACTGCACGCTGCTCCTCAAAACCCTGG CACGTGCAGGAAGGGGCCGGGGGCCGAGCGCCCGGGGAGGCGTTTGCAGCAGGCGGCGGTTGCTAGGGCCGGGGCTGGCCGCGCTCAGACATGCAGACGGTTCCTCCCTGGAGATCTGCCCAGACGTGACCCTCTCAGGCTGGGACAATGACGGATAG
- the TMEM161A gene encoding transmembrane protein 161A isoform X1, with translation MAVMGVQVVVSLLAASIMQKMAPHCSFARWLLCNGSLHRYKHPSDEELCALAGKQRPRSKRDRRANGAADDKPLSVPRDIDLRLDTSPITAVDALVLRYFLEYQWFVDFALYSTAVYVFTEGYYCLADPQKETNIGVLWCLLTVVFSVKVFFTVMRHYFRSEEGGERSVCLTFAFFFLLLAMVALVVREDYLEFGLEPGLASVSSSLESALKPRGWDWMLPLAKLAFKLGLVALCSFLGACLTFPGLRLAQTHLDALRMAADKPLTQVLLHVSFLAPVIVVVMWIKPISRDFVLHAPMGKQTVQIMSDSAYNTVRLWTIVGLCLLRLAVTRCHLQAYLGLAERWVEQMRREAGRIPVLEIQRKITRIYCYVSVVSLQYLGPVILTLHCTLLLKTLGNHSWGLYPEPSPISAAAAPRTGSAADRAGAGEDVRAAVEQITGVLGGIFTPLFFRGLFAFLTWWVAACQVVTSLFGLYFHQYLAAS, from the exons ATG GCGGTGATGGGGGTGCAGGTGGTGGTGAGCCTGCTGGCAGCGAGCATCATGCAGAAGATGGCCCCGCACTGCTCCTTCGCGCGCTGGCTGCTCTGCAACGGCAG CCTGCACCGCTACAAGCACCCGTCGGACGAGGAGCTGTGCGCCCTGGCGGGCAAGCAGCGGCCCAGGAGCAAGCGCGACAG GAGGGCGAACGGCGCGGCGGACGACAAGCCGCTCTCGGTGCCCCGGGACATCGACCTGCGCCTGGACACCAGCCCCATCACCGCCGTGGATGCTCTCG TGCTGCGCTATTTCCTGGAGTACCAGTGGTTCGTGGACTTTGCCCTCTACTCCACCGCCGTGTACGTCTTCACCGAAGGCTACTACTGCCTGGCGGACCCCCAGAAGGAGACGAACATCGGGGTGCTCTGGTGCCTACTGACGGTCGTCTTCTCCGT CAAGGTCTTCTTCACGGTGATGCGCCACTACTTCCGCTCCGAGGAGGGCGGCGAGCGCTCCGTCTGCCTCACCTTcgccttcttcttcctcctcctcgccaTGGTGGCCCTGGTCGTCCGTGAGGATTACCTGGAGTTCGGCCTCGAGCCCG GGCTGGCCAGCGTCAGCAGCAGCCTGGAGAGCGCCCTGAAGCCACGGGGATGGGACTGGAT GCTCCCCCTCGCCAAGCTGGCCTTCAAGCTGGGGCTGGTGGCCCTGTGCTCCTTCCTGGGCGCCTGCCTGACCTTCCCGGGGCTGCGCCTGGCCCAGACGCACCTCGACGCCCTCCGGATGGCGGCCGACAAGCCCCTGACCCA GGTCCTGCTGCACGTGAGCTTCCTGGCGCCCGTCATCGTGGTCGTGATGTGGATCAAGCCCATCTCCCGGGACTTCGTGCTCCACGCACCCATGGGCAAGCAGACGGTGCAGAT CATGTCCGACTCTGCCTACAACACCGTGCGCCTCTGGACCATCGTGGGCCTTTGCCTGCTGCGCCTGGCCGTCACCCGCTGCCACCTCCAGGCCTACCTGGGCCTGGCCGAGCGCTGGGTGGAGCAGATGCGGCGGGAAGCGGGACGCATCCCCGTCCTGGAGATCCAGCGCAAG ATCACGAGGATTTACTGCTACGTGTCCGTGGTGAGCCTGCAGTACCTGGGGCCGGTCATCCTCACCCTCCACTGCACGCTGCTCCTCAAAACCCTGG GGAACCACTCGTGGGGGCTGTACCCGGAGCCCTCTCCCATCTctgcggcggcagcgccgcggaCTGGCAGTGCCGCggaccgggccggggccggggaggacGTGCGGGCCGCCGTGGAGCAGATCACCGGCGTGCTGGGCGGCATCTTCACGCCCCTCTTCTTCCGCGGACTCTTCGCCTTCCTCACCTGGTGGGTGGCCGCCTGCCAGGTCGTCACCAGCCTCTTCGGCCTCTACTTCCACCAGTACCTGGCGGCCTCCTGa
- the SLC25A42 gene encoding mitochondrial coenzyme A transporter SLC25A42: MGNGVREGQVDFKRQDVEPIISTHLPSEGTQEKKKVLNSLMSGALAGAVAKTAVAPLDRTKIMFQVSSKRFSAKEAYRLIYRTYLNEGFWSLWRGNSATMVRVIPYAAIQFCAHEEYKQLLGSYYGFQGKALTPFPRFIAGSLAGTTAAMLTYPLDMVRARMAVTPKEMYSNIVHVFIRISREEGLKTLYRGFTPTILGVIPYAGLSFFTYETLKKLHADHSGKSQPSPPERLLFGACAGLIGQSASYPLDVVRRRMQTAGVMGHTYSSILLTMQEIIREEGLIRGLYKGLSMNWVKGPIAVGISFTTFDLMQILLRKLQHSTNIESSAELCPLE, from the exons GGAacacaagagaagaagaaagtACTCAATTCTCTGATGTCTGGTGCATTGGCCGGTGCTGTTGCTAAAACAGCAGTAGCTCCGCTGGATAGGACGAAAATCATGTTTCAAG tgtcttcAAAAAGATTTTCTGCCAAG GAAGCCTACAGGCTGATTTATCGCACCTACCTCAATGAAGGCTTCTGGAGTCTCTGGCGAGGGAACTCGGCCACCATGGTCCGTGTGATCCCTTATGCTGCCATTCAGTTCTGTGCGCATGAAGAGTACAAGCAGCTCCTGGGGAGTTACTACGGCTTCCAGGGAAA AGCGCTGACACCCTTTCCTCGATTCATTGCTGGCTCTCTGGCAGGCACAACGGCTGCCATGTTAACCTACCCCTTGGATATGGTTCGAGCTCGAATGGCTGTCACGCCGAAGGAGAT GTACAGCAATATTGTTCACGTCTTCATCCGAATATCCCGGGAGGAAGGATTGAAGACGTTGTACAGAGGGTTCACACCAACCATCCTTGGAGTGATTCCATATGCTGGTCTTAGTTTCTTCACCTATGAGACGCTGAAGAAACTACACGCAG ATCACAGTGGGAAATCTCAGCCATCCCCTCCGGAGCGGCTTTTGTTTGGTGCCTGCGCAGGCTTGATTGGCCAGTCGGCTTCTTACCCCCTGGACGTGGTTCGCCGACGAATGCAGACGGCGGGGGTTATGGGACACACGTACAGCTCCATCCTTCTCACCATGCAGGAGATTATAAGAGAAGAGGGACTAATCCGTGGCTTGTACAAAGGACTCAGCATGAACTGGGTCAAAGGGCCTATTGCAGTGGGAATAAGCTTTACAACCTTTGACCTGATGCAGATCCTTCTCCGTAAATTACAGCACAGCACTAACATTGAAAG TTCTGCAGAGCTGTGTCCTCTAGAGTAG